One Enterococcus silesiacus genomic window carries:
- a CDS encoding Darcynin 2, whose translation MNHTFIVLLEFYPKWLQLSRENRNEKAQSLLAIINKYPNISVRFFDAEAFPGANYTDFAIYETTDIAGYHFMWEEIRDTNLYTEGYFKIKDVIFGVEDAFKAFEKQKGIA comes from the coding sequence ATGAATCATACATTTATCGTTTTATTGGAATTTTACCCAAAATGGTTGCAACTTTCTCGGGAGAATCGAAATGAGAAAGCACAGAGTCTACTCGCTATTATCAATAAATATCCTAATATATCTGTCCGCTTTTTTGATGCAGAAGCTTTTCCTGGCGCAAATTATACTGATTTTGCAATTTATGAAACAACGGATATAGCGGGTTATCATTTTATGTGGGAAGAAATCCGTGACACGAACTTATATACAGAAGGATACTTTAAAATAAAAGATGTTATTTTTGGTGTGGAAGATGCGTTTAAAGCCTTTGAAAAACAAAAGGGAATCGCTTGA
- a CDS encoding nucleoid-associated protein, protein MMRGMGNMQGMMKQVQKMQKDMEKAQAELNEREFVGAATNQLVTATFTGDRKMKDIAIKEEVVDPEDVEMLQDLVIMAVNDALTKVEKETEATMGKYAKGMPGF, encoded by the coding sequence ATGATGCGTGGCATGGGAAATATGCAAGGAATGATGAAACAAGTTCAAAAAATGCAAAAAGATATGGAAAAAGCGCAAGCCGAATTGAACGAGCGTGAATTTGTGGGAGCCGCAACTAATCAATTGGTGACAGCAACGTTTACTGGCGATCGAAAAATGAAAGATATCGCAATTAAAGAAGAGGTAGTTGATCCAGAAGATGTCGAAATGCTACAAGATCTTGTAATTATGGCGGTAAATGATGCATTGACTAAAGTGGAAAAAGAAACCGAAGCCACAATGGGTAAATATGCTAAAGGGATGCCAGGATTTTAG
- a CDS encoding DNA polymerase III subunit gamma/tau, which produces MAYQALYRVWRSQRFDDVVGQKAITQTLKNAIIQKKTSHAYLFTGPRGTGKTSAAKIFAKAINCKHSVDGEPCNECETCIAITEGRLNDVIEIDAASNNGVEEIRDIRDKAKYAPTQAEYKVYIIDEVHMLSTGAFNALLKTLEEPPQNVIFILATTEPHKIPLTIISRTQRFDFKRINTQDIVDHLGYILKQINVEFEEQALYVIGRAAEGGMRDALSILDQTISFSDEKVTLTDAMQVTGSLTYEMMDQYISSCVTGDVEQALEILENILSSGKEARRFLEDLLLYCRDLLMFQQAPNLLAEKVGNLTENFKALAGQTAAEKIYQMIQILSDTQNDIRFTNNANIYLEVATVKLAKSVKKPVEISTETQPVATTEMATLQQQIEQLQKELTELKKNGVSAKEAEPVKTTRATSSKNALRIPTELVYKVLNEATKDHLLNVKNVWDDLLQMMSVTQRAMLKASEPVAASPKGLVIAFEYEIVCGRAMEDEEMQLAIHNNLSRLVNNYAPDMVCITKESWPKLRQSFISQNKETSDDQSNEDRLVSNDENHLLADEVPTEEVNTQVVDEAIALFGEELVEIIQD; this is translated from the coding sequence ATGGCTTATCAAGCTTTGTATCGTGTCTGGCGTTCACAGCGTTTCGATGACGTTGTTGGACAAAAAGCAATTACGCAGACATTAAAAAATGCGATCATACAAAAGAAAACCTCGCATGCCTATCTGTTTACCGGTCCAAGAGGAACAGGGAAAACAAGTGCGGCGAAAATTTTTGCTAAAGCAATCAACTGTAAACATAGTGTAGATGGGGAACCATGTAATGAATGTGAGACGTGTATTGCAATCACTGAAGGACGTTTGAACGATGTCATTGAGATCGATGCAGCCAGTAATAATGGTGTTGAAGAAATTCGTGATATTCGCGATAAAGCCAAATATGCACCCACACAAGCTGAATATAAAGTCTATATCATCGATGAAGTACATATGTTGTCCACGGGAGCCTTTAATGCGTTATTAAAAACGTTAGAAGAACCACCGCAAAATGTTATTTTTATCTTAGCGACGACTGAACCGCATAAGATTCCATTGACGATTATTTCAAGAACGCAACGGTTTGATTTTAAACGCATCAACACACAAGATATTGTTGATCATTTAGGTTATATTTTAAAGCAAATTAATGTTGAGTTTGAAGAACAGGCATTATATGTGATCGGTCGAGCAGCAGAAGGTGGAATGCGGGATGCCTTGAGTATTCTAGATCAGACGATTTCCTTCAGTGATGAAAAAGTTACCTTGACTGATGCAATGCAAGTAACCGGTAGCTTGACCTATGAAATGATGGATCAATATATTTCCAGTTGTGTAACAGGCGATGTTGAACAAGCCTTAGAAATATTGGAGAATATCCTTAGCTCAGGGAAAGAAGCAAGAAGGTTTTTAGAAGATCTATTATTATATTGTCGTGATTTATTGATGTTTCAACAAGCACCAAATTTATTAGCTGAAAAAGTTGGGAATTTAACTGAGAACTTTAAAGCGTTAGCAGGACAGACTGCCGCAGAAAAAATTTATCAAATGATCCAAATTCTAAGTGATACGCAAAATGATATCCGTTTTACCAATAATGCGAATATTTATCTTGAGGTAGCAACGGTTAAACTAGCAAAATCAGTTAAAAAACCAGTCGAAATTTCGACTGAGACACAACCTGTAGCAACAACAGAGATGGCTACATTACAGCAGCAAATCGAACAATTACAAAAAGAACTAACAGAGCTGAAGAAAAATGGTGTTTCAGCCAAAGAAGCTGAACCAGTTAAAACAACACGAGCAACAAGCAGCAAAAACGCGCTGCGAATTCCAACAGAACTGGTTTATAAAGTGTTGAATGAGGCAACCAAAGACCATTTACTAAACGTAAAAAATGTCTGGGATGATTTATTACAAATGATGTCAGTAACACAAAGGGCGATGTTGAAAGCGAGCGAGCCAGTTGCAGCAAGCCCTAAAGGCTTAGTAATTGCGTTTGAATATGAAATTGTCTGCGGTCGAGCCATGGAAGATGAGGAAATGCAGTTAGCAATTCATAATAATTTAAGCCGTTTGGTGAACAATTATGCACCTGATATGGTTTGTATCACAAAAGAAAGCTGGCCGAAACTACGCCAGTCTTTTATCAGCCAAAATAAAGAAACATCAGATGATCAGTCAAATGAAGATCGTCTAGTTAGTAATGATGAGAACCATTTGTTAGCAGATGAAGTTCCAACAGAAGAAGTCAATACTCAAGTAGTAGACGAAGCGATCGCACTATTTGGCGAGGAGCTAGTTGAAATAATTCAAGATTAA
- a CDS encoding LacI family transcriptional regulator, which yields MATIKDIAKLAGVSPATVSRVLNYDPDLSAGIETKQKVFEAAEELNYTKHKKNSKTTKAKIILVQWYDEAEELEDIYYLSIRLGIEKKAEELGLELVKRSLEELSTEVSDGLIALGKFTKEQADFMFEMNANLLFVDFDALYLGYNSLVIDFYQSMSAVLNYLIEHGHQKIGIIAGQEYTRESNELLEDKRLTIFKEILGPKNMLNDAYVLTGPFTVASGYDVTKQFLQQHPSDFPSAFFASSDALAVGALKAIQEVGYKVPEDISVIGFNDISVAKYVSPPLTTIKIHTEWMGELAIETIFSLIHTQTPVARKITIATELIERASTR from the coding sequence ATGGCGACAATCAAAGATATTGCAAAATTAGCAGGTGTCTCCCCAGCAACAGTTTCTAGAGTCCTAAACTATGATCCAGATCTTTCTGCTGGAATCGAGACCAAGCAAAAAGTATTTGAAGCTGCTGAAGAATTAAATTATACGAAACACAAAAAGAATAGTAAAACGACTAAAGCTAAAATTATATTGGTTCAATGGTATGACGAAGCGGAAGAACTAGAAGATATCTACTATCTTTCTATTCGTTTAGGAATTGAAAAGAAAGCCGAAGAACTTGGGCTTGAATTAGTCAAGCGCTCGTTAGAAGAACTGAGCACAGAAGTTTCAGACGGACTTATTGCACTAGGAAAATTCACTAAAGAACAAGCTGATTTTATGTTTGAAATGAATGCCAATCTTTTGTTTGTTGACTTTGACGCGCTTTATTTAGGTTATAATTCTTTAGTCATTGATTTTTACCAAAGTATGTCTGCTGTTTTAAATTATCTTATTGAGCATGGGCATCAAAAAATCGGCATTATTGCAGGTCAAGAATATACTAGGGAAAGTAATGAATTGCTTGAGGACAAACGACTGACGATCTTTAAAGAAATTTTGGGTCCTAAAAATATGCTGAATGATGCCTATGTTTTAACTGGACCGTTTACTGTTGCTAGTGGGTACGACGTGACGAAGCAATTTTTGCAGCAGCACCCAAGTGATTTTCCAAGTGCGTTTTTTGCGTCTAGCGATGCTCTCGCTGTTGGAGCTTTAAAAGCAATCCAAGAAGTGGGTTATAAAGTACCAGAGGACATTTCAGTAATTGGGTTCAATGATATCAGTGTGGCAAAATACGTTAGTCCACCGCTAACAACGATTAAGATCCATACGGAATGGATGGGCGAATTGGCCATTGAAACGATTTTCTCATTGATTCACACACAGACACCTGTAGCAAGAAAAATCACGATTGCGACAGAACTGATAGAAAGAGCATCAACGAGATAA
- a CDS encoding galactose-1-phosphate uridylyltransferase (catalyzes the formation of alpha-D-glucose 1-phosphate and UDP-galactose from UDP-glucose and alpha-D-galactose 1-phosphate in galactose metabolism), with the protein MSISQTITDFVTLAIQAGGWMELDRLYLQNRVLAAIGEESLDAISPTVVKKSSLELMDELVAQAKKNDIVKETSADLEIFEAQLMDFLTPPPSVVNALFAQYYEKDPADATDYFYKLSQENDYIKTRAIAKNIVFPAETEYGQLEITINLSRPEKDPKEIAAQRQVTQVDYPKCVLCMENEGYKGRTNYPARTNHRIIRMNLDGESWGFQYSPYAYYHEHSIILSEEHRPMVISKETFRRLVRITEVLPHYFVGSNADLPIVGGSILSHDHYQAGRHVFPMEKAEIEQYFELNEYPLMNAGIVKWPMSVIRLQSPNSEDLIEAAALILAKWQNYSDELVSVRAFSADGTPHHTITPIARRKGSLFELDLVLRDNNVSSAFPNGIFHPHQEVQHIKKENIGLIEVMGLAVLPPRLNEELKEVANYVLAKENQLADYHKPWADQMKNTYSFNEENVEEIIQKEVGQIFAQVLADAGVYKRTPEGQAAFKRFIDRL; encoded by the coding sequence GTGTCAATTAGTCAAACTATTACCGATTTTGTAACGTTGGCCATTCAAGCAGGTGGCTGGATGGAGTTGGATCGTCTTTATTTGCAAAATCGTGTACTTGCAGCAATTGGTGAAGAGTCATTAGATGCTATTTCTCCCACAGTAGTGAAAAAGTCTTCCTTGGAGTTAATGGATGAATTAGTTGCTCAAGCTAAAAAAAATGACATAGTGAAAGAAACGTCAGCTGATTTAGAAATTTTTGAAGCACAATTGATGGATTTTCTTACGCCACCACCTTCAGTCGTCAATGCTCTTTTTGCTCAATATTATGAAAAAGATCCAGCAGACGCGACCGATTACTTCTATAAATTAAGTCAAGAAAATGATTACATCAAGACACGTGCAATTGCAAAAAATATTGTTTTTCCGGCAGAAACTGAGTATGGTCAGTTAGAGATCACGATCAATTTATCAAGACCAGAAAAAGATCCAAAAGAAATCGCAGCCCAACGTCAAGTGACTCAAGTAGATTATCCAAAATGTGTTTTATGTATGGAAAATGAAGGTTACAAGGGACGGACAAATTATCCAGCTAGAACGAATCATCGAATCATTCGGATGAATTTAGATGGGGAAAGCTGGGGGTTTCAATACTCCCCTTATGCCTATTATCATGAGCATTCAATCATTTTATCAGAAGAACATCGCCCAATGGTGATTTCAAAAGAAACATTTCGTCGTTTAGTCCGAATCACAGAAGTATTGCCGCACTATTTCGTGGGTTCTAATGCGGACTTGCCGATTGTTGGCGGTTCGATCTTAAGTCATGATCATTATCAAGCAGGACGACATGTTTTTCCGATGGAGAAGGCAGAGATCGAACAGTATTTTGAATTAAATGAGTATCCCTTGATGAACGCTGGAATCGTCAAATGGCCGATGTCTGTGATTCGGCTACAAAGCCCTAACTCAGAAGATTTAATTGAAGCAGCTGCCTTGATATTGGCTAAGTGGCAGAACTATTCTGATGAGTTGGTCTCCGTTCGAGCATTTTCAGCTGATGGGACACCTCATCACACCATTACTCCGATTGCGCGTCGGAAGGGATCGTTATTTGAGCTAGACCTAGTTTTACGGGATAATAATGTTTCATCAGCGTTTCCAAATGGCATTTTCCATCCCCACCAAGAGGTTCAACATATTAAAAAAGAAAATATTGGTTTGATCGAAGTAATGGGATTAGCTGTGTTACCGCCTCGTTTGAATGAAGAATTAAAAGAAGTCGCAAATTATGTTTTAGCGAAAGAAAATCAATTAGCGGATTATCACAAGCCATGGGCCGATCAAATGAAAAATACTTATTCATTTAACGAAGAAAATGTAGAAGAAATCATCCAAAAAGAAGTCGGCCAAATTTTTGCCCAGGTCTTAGCGGATGCTGGTGTTTACAAGCGAACACCAGAAGGTCAAGCAGCGTTTAAACGCTTTATCGATAGGTTGTAA
- a CDS encoding UDP-glucose 4-epimerase yields the protein MSILVLGGAGYIGSHAVDQLISKGYEVVVVDNLLTGHKEAIHKKATFYQGDIRDKPFMQKVFQKETIDGVIHFAASSLVGESVEKPLVYFNNNVYGTQIALEVMKEFGVKNIVFSSTAATYGEPKEMPIVETMATNPENPYGESKLMMEKMMKWCDQAYGIRYVALRYFNVAGAKSDATIGEDHDPETHLIPIILQTALGQREYLGIYGDDYDTPDGTCIRDYVYIADLIAAHIAALDYLQKGNESNVFNLGSNTGYSVKEILEAARAVTGKEIPAKVLPRRVGDPSRLVASSEKAKNILAWQPQVTDISQIIKTAWDWHVSHPKGYE from the coding sequence ATGTCAATTTTAGTTTTAGGTGGAGCTGGGTATATTGGCTCTCACGCGGTGGATCAGCTGATTAGTAAAGGATATGAAGTGGTTGTTGTTGATAATCTTTTGACAGGACATAAAGAGGCAATTCATAAAAAGGCAACCTTTTACCAAGGGGATATTAGAGATAAACCTTTTATGCAAAAAGTCTTTCAAAAAGAAACAATTGATGGTGTGATCCATTTTGCTGCAAGTTCACTTGTCGGCGAATCGGTAGAAAAACCATTAGTATACTTTAATAACAACGTTTACGGAACTCAAATCGCACTGGAAGTAATGAAAGAGTTTGGCGTAAAAAACATTGTATTCTCTTCAACTGCTGCAACCTATGGGGAACCAAAAGAGATGCCGATCGTAGAAACGATGGCAACTAATCCAGAAAATCCATATGGTGAAAGTAAGTTAATGATGGAAAAAATGATGAAATGGTGTGACCAAGCATATGGTATACGCTATGTTGCGTTGCGCTATTTTAATGTAGCTGGTGCTAAATCTGATGCTACAATCGGTGAAGACCATGATCCAGAGACGCATTTGATTCCGATCATTTTACAAACGGCTTTAGGCCAAAGAGAATATTTAGGGATTTATGGTGATGATTATGATACACCTGATGGCACCTGTATTCGTGACTATGTTTATATAGCCGATCTGATTGCAGCCCATATTGCAGCTTTAGACTATTTACAAAAAGGTAATGAAAGCAATGTCTTTAATTTAGGAAGTAACACCGGATATTCAGTCAAGGAAATACTGGAAGCAGCTCGAGCAGTAACTGGCAAAGAAATACCAGCTAAAGTGCTACCGCGTCGTGTAGGTGATCCGAGCAGACTTGTTGCTTCAAGTGAAAAAGCAAAAAATATCTTAGCTTGGCAGCCTCAAGTCACAGATATCAGCCAGATTATCAAAACCGCTTGGGATTGGCATGTTAGTCATCCGAAAGGGTATGAATAA
- a CDS encoding galactokinase (catalyzes the formation of alpha-D-galactose 1-phosphate from D-galactose in galactose metabolism) — MENELKELFYSVFGVTSEEVYFAPGRINLIGEHTDYNGGHVFPAAITIGTYGVARKREDQVIRFYSENFSDLGIIELSLADLTYKEEHDWTNYPKGMIHYLIENGYAIDHGLDLLFYGTIPNGAGLSSSASIELLTGVVLKDLFDLDIKMLDVVITGKRVENHFIGVNSGIMDQFAIGMGQKNQAILLDTNTLDYELVPANFGEYVIAIMNTNKRRELADSKYNERRAECELALSRLQTVLPIKSLGELTQESFEQHQAIIADEKLIRRAKHAVTENQRTIKAKEALVKNDLKSFGELLNASHASLKDDYEVTGIELDTLVNTAQKLSSVLGARMTGAGFGGCAIALVKESELADFIEQVGQVYQEKIGYPADFYMANVDDGARKL; from the coding sequence GTGGAAAATGAATTGAAAGAATTGTTTTATTCTGTATTTGGGGTAACTTCTGAAGAGGTATATTTTGCACCTGGGAGAATTAATTTGATTGGTGAACACACTGATTATAATGGCGGGCATGTTTTTCCGGCGGCTATTACAATCGGGACTTATGGTGTTGCTCGTAAACGAGAAGATCAAGTTATCCGTTTTTATTCAGAAAATTTTTCGGATTTGGGGATTATCGAACTTTCTTTAGCTGACTTAACTTACAAGGAAGAACATGATTGGACAAATTATCCTAAGGGGATGATTCATTATTTAATAGAAAATGGTTATGCTATTGATCATGGATTGGATCTTCTTTTTTACGGTACAATTCCAAACGGCGCTGGTCTTTCTTCATCCGCTTCGATCGAGCTGTTGACCGGGGTTGTGTTAAAGGATCTTTTTGATTTAGATATCAAAATGCTGGACGTAGTCATCACTGGAAAACGTGTAGAAAATCATTTTATTGGTGTAAATTCAGGTATTATGGATCAATTTGCGATTGGTATGGGACAAAAGAATCAAGCTATTTTATTAGATACCAATACATTAGATTATGAATTGGTACCGGCAAACTTTGGTGAATATGTGATTGCGATCATGAATACAAACAAACGTCGAGAATTAGCGGACTCAAAGTATAATGAACGTCGGGCGGAATGTGAATTAGCTTTAAGCCGCTTGCAAACCGTTTTACCAATCAAGTCATTGGGTGAGCTTACACAAGAGAGTTTTGAGCAACATCAAGCGATTATTGCAGATGAAAAATTGATCCGCCGTGCAAAGCATGCAGTAACTGAAAACCAGCGCACGATCAAGGCAAAAGAAGCACTCGTAAAAAATGATTTGAAAAGCTTTGGAGAATTACTGAATGCTTCTCATGCGTCTTTAAAAGATGATTATGAAGTGACAGGAATTGAATTGGATACATTGGTGAATACCGCACAAAAGCTTTCTAGTGTGCTAGGAGCCAGAATGACGGGCGCGGGTTTTGGCGGATGTGCGATTGCGTTGGTGAAGGAAAGCGAATTAGCAGATTTTATCGAACAAGTAGGGCAAGTCTATCAAGAGAAGATTGGTTACCCAGCAGATTTTTATATGGCTAATGTTGATGATGGGGCTAGAAAGCTGTAA
- a CDS encoding CAAX protease, which produces MRKSNEPSTKAAVRPELLFLVTLLIGISYQFIPVLFPENSVQFLGTIWNASFSFLAGFFLLKSPFLEQFKQFKFTVLLYGIPLVLVVGIISGIVFKTFIGQATTNSISDVLTKQMIFTQIPIMLLGEELLSTNLILALEAKGVSFKWASLICGVLFALWHIPAYGFHIAQLLITLMPVRLALNYVWKKSSSVWISWICHFLYDGLSFVGILFGK; this is translated from the coding sequence ATGAGAAAATCAAATGAACCATCTACTAAGGCGGCTGTCCGTCCGGAGTTGTTATTCCTTGTTACCCTTTTGATTGGGATCAGCTATCAATTTATTCCCGTATTATTTCCAGAAAATAGTGTCCAATTTTTAGGAACTATTTGGAATGCTTCGTTTAGTTTTCTAGCAGGTTTTTTTCTTTTAAAAAGTCCTTTTTTAGAGCAGTTTAAACAGTTTAAATTTACAGTCTTACTGTATGGCATTCCGTTGGTGCTCGTGGTCGGTATAATTTCCGGCATAGTTTTTAAAACGTTTATTGGGCAAGCAACAACAAATTCTATCAGTGACGTGTTGACAAAGCAGATGATTTTCACACAAATTCCGATCATGTTGCTAGGTGAAGAACTATTGAGTACCAATTTAATCTTAGCGCTTGAAGCTAAAGGTGTTTCATTTAAATGGGCGAGCTTAATTTGTGGGGTGCTGTTTGCACTATGGCATATACCAGCATATGGTTTTCATATAGCTCAGCTTTTGATTACGCTTATGCCTGTCCGTTTGGCTCTAAATTATGTATGGAAGAAATCTTCCAGTGTTTGGATCAGCTGGATCTGTCATTTTTTGTATGATGGTTTGAGCTTTGTCGGAATTTTGTTTGGAAAATAA
- a CDS encoding oxidoreductase, translating to MKIVIVGGGPRGLSVLERIVEWSREEQVVQITMFDPYGPGGKVWREDQPLSLLMNSVASHVTLFTDETLSTKGPIAKGPNLYEWAQHEAAVFIKQNNVENKQKLLEECASLGPNDHCSRVFYGLYQKWFYEYVQTRMTEQTSVKFFKDTVRAVKKQDEKFLVYTKAVEATADTVILALGHQEIELTRSEKELASYASEHRLFYSSPKNAADAHLEAITDQTPVIIRGLGLVFFDYLTLLTSDRGGHFEEEQGKLIYRCSGKEPKIIVGSRRGMPYHARGVNQKGYGKEYQPRFLKEKSLNKFKRKERFSAEQFFELLKKEVEFAYYSALLKERYPKVNQVRFCEEFIRTKGASSILEKYSIAETDYWDWSIIEQPDQEITEAESFRSFISRYLEWDFKESTKGNLSGPFSTALDSLKDLRDEVRFTLDQKLFSDDDYKKWLWDWFTPLNAFLSIGPPLERTAELKALIDAGVVTMLEPGMKIETGKGEFVAYSAKNPVQKYQAHFLLEARLPKTANQISLNPLVQQLLREEMAGLHELELANGELYQTGALLVDYKTNQVQSKAGKTIVGLFCYGVPTEGIHWLTAATSRPGTDPWNLREADVIASTIFEA from the coding sequence ATGAAAATTGTGATTGTTGGTGGTGGCCCCCGAGGTCTTTCAGTGTTGGAGCGAATCGTGGAATGGTCAAGAGAAGAGCAGGTAGTCCAAATTACCATGTTCGATCCTTATGGTCCAGGTGGCAAGGTATGGCGGGAAGATCAGCCGCTATCGCTGTTGATGAATTCAGTAGCTTCCCATGTTACTTTATTTACCGATGAAACGTTGAGTACTAAGGGACCTATAGCTAAAGGGCCAAACTTATATGAATGGGCCCAACATGAAGCGGCAGTTTTTATCAAACAAAATAATGTTGAAAATAAACAAAAACTTCTAGAAGAATGTGCAAGCTTGGGACCTAATGATCACTGTTCACGCGTCTTTTATGGCTTATATCAAAAATGGTTTTATGAGTATGTCCAAACAAGAATGACTGAACAAACCTCAGTAAAGTTTTTTAAAGACACTGTCAGAGCGGTGAAAAAGCAAGATGAAAAGTTTTTAGTTTATACCAAAGCAGTAGAAGCTACAGCGGACACTGTTATCTTAGCTTTAGGACATCAAGAAATTGAACTGACGAGAAGTGAAAAAGAGTTAGCGTCCTATGCTAGTGAGCATCGTTTATTTTACTCATCACCTAAAAATGCAGCAGATGCTCATCTTGAAGCCATCACGGACCAAACTCCAGTTATTATTAGGGGACTTGGCTTAGTATTCTTTGATTATCTTACTTTATTGACCAGTGATCGTGGTGGTCATTTTGAAGAGGAGCAGGGGAAATTAATTTATCGTTGCTCGGGTAAAGAGCCTAAGATCATTGTAGGTTCCAGACGTGGAATGCCTTATCATGCTAGAGGAGTTAATCAAAAAGGCTATGGAAAAGAATATCAGCCTCGTTTTCTGAAGGAAAAAAGTTTGAATAAGTTTAAAAGAAAAGAACGATTTTCCGCTGAACAGTTTTTTGAGCTTTTAAAAAAAGAAGTTGAGTTTGCATACTATTCAGCATTGCTCAAAGAACGTTACCCTAAAGTTAATCAGGTGCGTTTTTGCGAAGAATTCATTCGAACAAAGGGAGCCAGTTCGATTTTAGAAAAATATAGTATTGCTGAAACTGACTATTGGGATTGGTCGATCATTGAGCAACCTGATCAAGAAATAACAGAGGCTGAATCGTTTCGATCGTTCATTAGCAGATATTTAGAATGGGATTTTAAAGAATCTACAAAAGGCAATTTATCTGGACCATTTAGTACAGCATTAGATAGTCTCAAGGATTTGCGAGACGAAGTTCGTTTTACTTTGGATCAAAAGCTATTTTCTGATGATGATTATAAAAAATGGCTATGGGATTGGTTTACTCCGTTGAATGCGTTTCTATCGATTGGTCCGCCGCTAGAACGGACGGCTGAATTAAAAGCGTTGATTGATGCTGGTGTTGTCACAATGCTTGAACCAGGAATGAAGATTGAGACAGGAAAAGGTGAATTCGTTGCATATTCAGCAAAAAATCCCGTTCAAAAATATCAGGCCCATTTTTTACTAGAAGCAAGACTACCAAAAACGGCGAATCAAATCAGTTTAAATCCTCTGGTCCAGCAGCTGTTAAGAGAAGAAATGGCAGGACTGCATGAGCTGGAATTAGCCAATGGAGAATTGTATCAAACAGGGGCACTTTTAGTCGATTATAAAACAAATCAAGTACAGTCTAAAGCTGGAAAAACGATTGTAGGATTGTTTTGTTATGGGGTTCCAACAGAAGGAATTCATTGGCTGACTGCAGCAACATCAAGACCTGGAACTGATCCTTGGAATCTACGTGAAGCAGATGTGATTGCGAGCACTATTTTTGAAGCATAG
- a CDS encoding MarR family transcriptional regulator — MIQLKRAYAKPDAADGYRILVDRLWPRGMSKEKEHLDLWLKEIAPSNELRKWFNHEVAKYPEFREKYVIELQSGQTQVAFQELLQIMQAYQTLTLIYSAKDEHHNNAVVLKEVLENSCSKK, encoded by the coding sequence ATGATCCAACTAAAAAGAGCGTATGCAAAACCTGATGCTGCTGATGGCTATCGAATATTGGTCGATCGATTGTGGCCTAGAGGAATGTCGAAAGAAAAAGAGCATTTAGATTTGTGGTTAAAAGAGATTGCACCGAGCAACGAGCTTAGAAAGTGGTTTAATCATGAAGTGGCTAAATATCCTGAATTTAGAGAAAAATATGTCATAGAACTACAATCAGGTCAAACACAGGTTGCATTTCAAGAGCTTTTGCAAATCATGCAAGCGTATCAGACACTTACTTTGATCTATAGTGCAAAAGATGAACACCATAATAATGCGGTCGTTTTAAAAGAAGTGCTAGAAAATAGTTGCTCAAAGAAATAA
- a CDS encoding sulfurtransferase, whose product MNVLWIINGILLTILLAMGINELYLRIMAKRSAKTITEEEFKEGMRKAQIIDVREKDSFDAGHILGARSMPYTTIKTTLNSIRKDQPVYIYDQKKSLSIRTANQLRKNGYKDLYILKGGYEGWTGKTKKKNA is encoded by the coding sequence ATGAACGTTTTATGGATTATCAATGGAATTTTATTAACAATTTTACTAGCAATGGGAATCAATGAATTATATCTTAGAATCATGGCAAAACGCTCTGCCAAAACAATCACAGAAGAAGAATTTAAAGAAGGCATGAGAAAAGCTCAAATCATTGATGTCCGTGAAAAAGACTCATTCGATGCAGGTCATATTCTTGGTGCGCGCAGCATGCCTTATACAACGATCAAAACAACGTTGAATTCGATTCGTAAAGATCAACCTGTTTATATTTATGATCAAAAAAAATCATTAAGTATTCGGACAGCCAATCAATTACGTAAAAATGGCTATAAAGATCTTTATATTTTAAAAGGCGGCTATGAAGGTTGGACTGGTAAAACGAAAAAGAAAAATGCATAA